The region TGACGACGTGCGCGTTATTCTGATCAAGCTGGCTGACAGGTTGCATAACATGCGTACGATGGACTTTATGCCCCGGCAGAAGCAGCTGAAGATTGCCTCGGAAACGATTTATTTGTACGCGCCATTAGCGCACCGATTGGGTTTGTATGCGATTAAGTCGGAGTTGGAGGACTTGTCCATGAAATACCTGGAACCTGACACTTACAAATATATAGCGACTCAGCTCAATGAGAAAAAGGCAGAAAGGGCGCTTTTCATAAAGCGTTTTGTGGAACCGATCAATGAGATTCTGGCTGAACAGGGATTGGTGGCCGACGTGTATGGCCGCCCGAAGTCTATTCATTCGATCTGGAACAAAATGAAGAGCAAAAATATTCCTTTCGACGAGGTGTACGATCTTTTTGCGATACGTATTATTCTGGATAGTGCTCCGGAAAGTGAAAAGGCCGACTGCTGGAAGGCTTATTCTATTGTAACGGATCTATACCGGCCCAATCCTGACCGGCTGCGCGACTGGGTATCGTCGCCCAAAGGTAACGGATACGAATCTCTGCATACCACAGTCATGGGACCTAAGGGTCAGTGGGTGGAGATTCAGATCCGTACGAAACGGATGAACGAAATTGCCGAGAAGGGTTTTGCTGCGCACTGGAAATACAAAGAATCGAGTAATGACAACGGGCTCGACCAATGGATTATGAAGGTCCGGGAGATGCTAAATAATCCGGAGTCGAATGCGCTGGATTTCCTGGACGACTTCAAGATGAACCTGTTCTCTGACGAGATATTCATCTTCACGCCGAAAGGGGCGCTCATCCAGCTTCCGCTGGGCGCTACAGCCTTGGACTTTGCTTTTGAAATACATACTGATGTGGGTGCAAAGTGTATAGGCGCAAAAGTGAACCATAAGCTGGTGCCTCTCTCCTATAAGTTGCAGAACGGCGATCAGGTGGAGATTATCACTTCCGGCAAGCAGATGCCTAAGGAAGACTGGCTGAATATTGTGGTTACCGCCAAAGCGAAGTCCAAGATCAAGTCATCATTGAAGGAAGAGAAAAGGAAAATTGCAGAAACGGGCAAGGAAATCCTTGAACGGAAACTGAAATCGCTCAAGATCACCTACAGCACAGACAACCTGAACAAGATTGCCTATTTCTTTAAGTTGCCGTCTACACAGGATTTATTTATAGCGGTGGCGAACGGGAAGATAGAGGTTAAGGATCTACGCGAATATCAGGCGAGCGAGAAAGAACTTGAAAGCCGGGTGACAGAGAAATCAGAGCATCAGCAGATTGAAACAATATTAAGCAAGGTTAAAAGCCCGGAATCTGACACCTTACTGATCGGTGAAGACCTGCAAAAAATTGATTATACCCTTGCGGCTTGCTGTAACCCAATTCCGGGTGATGACGTATTTGGCTTTGTGACGGTTAACGAGGGGATTAAAATTCATAGGACAAGTTGCCCGAATGCAGCACAGCTGATGTCGAATTATGGATATAGGGTCGTAAAGGCGAAATGGAACAAGCAGCAGGAACTGACTTTCCTGACCGGACTGCATATTATTGGTATTGACGATGTGGGGCTGATCAATAACATCACCAAAGTAATTTCGAACGATTTTAAGGTCAATATGCGTTCTATAACCGTGGATACCGATAACGGGATATTTGACGGTTCGATCATGGTGTTCGTGCATGACAAGGAACACCTGGATAACCTGATCGAAAACCTGTTACGGGTAAAAGGGGTAACGGGAGTAACGCGGTTTGACGCCTAAAATTCCGGACAAATATTAGCGTTTTATTTAAAAAGTGGTACCTTTGAAGGAGTTGAAATTTATGTCTACAAACCATAACAGCGAGCTGGTAAGAAAAATATTCGAAGCTTACCTCGAGAATAAAAGCCTTAGAAAAACGCCTGAACGTTTTGCTATCCTTGAAGAGATTTATTCGCGGGATGATCACTTCGATGTAGAAAC is a window of Pedobacter faecalis DNA encoding:
- a CDS encoding RelA/SpoT family protein, yielding MKNALVIDLEAEKQEILKRYRALLRACKPTLQRGDKKEIRKAFDMALESHKNMRRKSGEPYIYHPIAVAQIAAEEIGLGTTSIVCALLHDVVEDTDITLEDIEREFGKKTAKIIDGLTKISGVFDYNSSLQAENFRKMLLTLADDVRVILIKLADRLHNMRTMDFMPRQKQLKIASETIYLYAPLAHRLGLYAIKSELEDLSMKYLEPDTYKYIATQLNEKKAERALFIKRFVEPINEILAEQGLVADVYGRPKSIHSIWNKMKSKNIPFDEVYDLFAIRIILDSAPESEKADCWKAYSIVTDLYRPNPDRLRDWVSSPKGNGYESLHTTVMGPKGQWVEIQIRTKRMNEIAEKGFAAHWKYKESSNDNGLDQWIMKVREMLNNPESNALDFLDDFKMNLFSDEIFIFTPKGALIQLPLGATALDFAFEIHTDVGAKCIGAKVNHKLVPLSYKLQNGDQVEIITSGKQMPKEDWLNIVVTAKAKSKIKSSLKEEKRKIAETGKEILERKLKSLKITYSTDNLNKIAYFFKLPSTQDLFIAVANGKIEVKDLREYQASEKELESRVTEKSEHQQIETILSKVKSPESDTLLIGEDLQKIDYTLAACCNPIPGDDVFGFVTVNEGIKIHRTSCPNAAQLMSNYGYRVVKAKWNKQQELTFLTGLHIIGIDDVGLINNITKVISNDFKVNMRSITVDTDNGIFDGSIMVFVHDKEHLDNLIENLLRVKGVTGVTRFDA